GAGGCGCTGTTCATCCTCACCGCGGTCGACGCCGGCACGCGCGCCTGCCGCTTCATGGTGCAGGACCTGGCCGGCATCGTCATCCCCGGCCTGCACCAGACGCGCAGCCTGGTCGGCAACCTGATCGGCACCTCGCTCGCGGTCGCGGGCTGGGGCTACTTCGTCTATCAGGGCGTCACCGACCCGCTCGGCGGCATCAACACGCTGTGGCCGCTGTTCGGCATCGGCAACCAGATGCTGGCTTCGATGGCGCTGATCCTCGGGACCGTGGTGCTCTTCAAGATGAAGAAGGAGCGCTATGCCTGGGTCACCCTGGTGCCGACCACCTGGCTCTTCATCACCTCGATGAGCGCCGGCTGGCAGAAGATCTTCAGCGACAACCCGAAGATCGGCTTCCTCGCCCTGGCAAACAGGTTCAACGAGGCCGCCGCACAGGGCACCGTGCTGGCGCCGGCAAAATCCATCGAAGAGATGAGCCGCGTCGCCTTCAACAACCAGATCAATGCGGCGCTGTGCGGCTTCTTCATGATCGTCGCGGTGACGATGGTGATCGCCGCCTTCGGCGTGATCCGCAAGGCCCTGGCCAGCCGTACGCCGACCGCGATGGAGGCGCCGGTGACATACCGCCCGGCGGTCGCCAATGCTTGACCTCTCCTGCCTCACCGGACGCAGCAAGGCCGGCGCCGCCATGGCGCCGGCCGCGGCGGAGGCCGGGCTCGACGACGCCTACGCGCGCTACGTGGCCGAGACGCGCGCGCGGCAGGCGGACGCGGTGCCCATGTCGGAGGCCGAGTTCGAACGCTACAGCCTGGGATCGAACTGGCTCACCGGCCTGCGCGACGTGGCAAAGAAGGTGGTGCAGACCTGCCGCCTGGTGATCGGCATCCACGACTACGAGTACTACCTCGACCACATGCGCTCGCGCCACCCCGAGGCCACGCCCTTTACGCGCGAGGAGTTCTACCGCTACTGCCTGGAAGCGCGCTTCCCCAGTGCCGAACGCAGCGGCAGCCGCTGCCCCTGCTGAGCGCGGACGGCAGCGCCACGAAAAGAACGGCGGCCGGGAAATCCCGGCCGCCGTTTTCTTGACCGGTACGGACGGGCCGCCCGTACCGCGCGCCTCACTGCTGCTGTTGCTGCGCGGCGATGTCGGCGCGCACCGCATCCATGTCGAGCGAACGCACCCCTTCGATGACCTGGTTCAGCGCATTCGCCGGCAGCGCGCCGGACTCCCGGAACACCATGATGCCCTCGCGGATCGCCGCGATCGTCGGGATGGAACGGATCTGGAACGTGGCGGCCAGTTCCTGCTGCGCCTCGGTGTCGATCTTGCCGAACACGATGTCCGGATTGGCATCGGCGGCGGCCTCGTAGGCCGGCGCGAAATTCCGGCAAGGGCCGCACCAGGCGGCCCAGAAATCGAGGAAGACGATGTCGTTCCTGCCGATGACGTCGTTGAAATTCTCTGCAGTGATCTCGACGCTGCCCATGTCCGTGCTCCGGTTTGAGGTCAGCCGGCAGCTTACCCCAATGCACACGCCCTCGCCGGCATCGCACGGCGACTGCGCGCCCTGCGGCAGGGATCCGCGGTTTCCTCTTCCCAGGCCGGACCGTCGCGCGTGCGGCGGTTCCCATATTCGGCAACCGGGTTACGGAGCCGCCGTCACGCCCACCCGGCGGCCCGCATCCGCTTCCCTTTCGGGCAACGGGCTGGCGCGCATGCCCGGCCGGCCGAGCAGGTCGATGAGCCGGACGCCGGTGTATCGCTTCGGGCCGGGGAGAAGCCGCTGCGTCATCTGTCCGCAGGCGGAATGCTCTTTCTGGTGCCTTTCCCGTTCGCGCCGGTAGATGTCGGTGATCCTGCGCATGAAGGCATCGGAGAACTCGACGGTGTGGACGAACTTCTCTATCCACCCCTGCGTCCGGCTCTGCTCTTCCTCGGTGAAGAACCGCAGGGCGGCAGCGCCATTGCTCGAGCGGCTGGGGCAGGCACTCCTGAAGCCCAGCAGCGTTATTCCCGGCTCATAGGCGCGGTCGAAATAGGAAATGAAGAATCCGATCTCGGTGTCTCCATTCCTGTATTCCCAACCCGTCTTGTGGAACGGCACCCCCTTGCTGCCAAGACGGCCATCCTCGAAGTCATAGCGCGACCGTCTCGGCGCCGGCGGCCGCCTGGGCACGTAGTCGAGGGAACTGAGCCCGGGCCACAGGAAGTCGCGCTCGACGTCGTCGAATCGCCACGGGATCGGTGCGTCGTTATCGACGTAGATGTCCATCTGGCAGGTGAAGGCCGGCGAGCATGCTTCGGGATCGCCGCCCAGGCCGCACAGGGGCCGTCCGATGGTGGTGATGCGCCAGGCGACGGCGAGCGCACCTTTCAGCGCCGGGTCGATCCACTGCCTGGGCATGCCGAAGCGTTCGGCGAACTCCTTCGTGACGGCCCAGACGAAGGGGTCGCGATAGAAGGTTTCGCCATGCTTGAAGGTGAATGCGTCCTCGTAGTCCGACTGGACGAATCGCTGCTCCCAGGTGCGCTGGTTCCAGGGCGTGCCTTCCGCGTTCGGCGCCGCCGGCGCGCATCGCGCACCGGGCAGTACGAAGAACATGGCGAAGGCCATGAGGTGCTTCTTGCTTGCCATAGAGATC
This DNA window, taken from Thauera sp. K11, encodes the following:
- a CDS encoding thioredoxin family protein, with the protein product MGSVEITAENFNDVIGRNDIVFLDFWAAWCGPCRNFAPAYEAAADANPDIVFGKIDTEAQQELAATFQIRSIPTIAAIREGIMVFRESGALPANALNQVIEGVRSLDMDAVRADIAAQQQQQ
- a CDS encoding CstA-like transporter-associated (seleno)protein; this encodes MLDLSCLTGRSKAGAAMAPAAAEAGLDDAYARYVAETRARQADAVPMSEAEFERYSLGSNWLTGLRDVAKKVVQTCRLVIGIHDYEYYLDHMRSRHPEATPFTREEFYRYCLEARFPSAERSGSRCPC